CCTTCAGGAGCATTGATTTCTTGTATCAGATTATTTTCCTTATCTGGAATAGGGAATGAAACAGAAACACTATTTTCTTTCAACAGTTTAAGAAGCCACAATTCTTCTTGAATTTCAGTTTTCGTTCTCCAACCATGGCAATATACTCTTATTACATACTTTATTTTTTTGTCAGAGATAAAGTAAGTATGATTTACACCTGTTCGGAATAATGTACACTTAAATCCCTCGCTGAGATCGTATTTATCTTTAATAAATTCACCTAAGTTCTTCTCTGATAATACTGATGTTATAACTGGAAAAATGGACATCAAATTTTGGTCGTATTTAATTCTTTGTAAATGACTATTTGATTTTTATCCCCGCGAATATACATAAATACGAAAGGATTCGAACATTTTCGCGTATTAATCATTTTGAATTAAAAGCCACGTCGGGTAAATGAATGAGATCATTCCTTTGATTTTGATGGCCAAGTATGGTATCTTACTAATGGTATCTTAAATACTTTGGCTATCAAAAAAAGCTGGAGTAAACACCTCAGCTTTTTTTGAATCGGATTGTTTAAGATTCTATTCAGTAATTTTGAGTGATTGAATAAGCCCATTAGACAACTGAAAATGAAATTTTAAAATGACTGGACTTCCAGGAAAAGATCCAGAAATTTCCGCGGACAGCATATTTTCTTTTTCGTCATAATTCAATGGCTCCATAGTAGCGTTATACTCCTTATTGGATTTATCTATCCATTGTTCAATTTCCGCTTTACCGTTATGGGTTTTTCCTTCATCAAATACTACCGCGGTTTCTGTAAAGCATCGGGCATAAGCTGCACTATCGAAGTTGTTTTGTTTTTTTACTAACTCGGCGATTATTCTCGGTAAGTTCATATGTTTTATTTTTAAATAATATTAAATTGTTGGTACTGTTCCACCATCGATTATATATTCGGTTCCTGTTAAATAGCTGGCTCTCGGTGAAACAAGGAAACCAACGAGTTCAGCCACTTCTTCAGGTTCGGCTGGTCTTCCGAAAGGGATTCCACCCAAAGCGTTTATTACGCCTTTTTGCGCTTCTTCTACTGTACTGTTGGTGTTTCTTGCAATTTCGCCCAGCCATGCTTCCGATGCTGTGGTATTGATCCATCCAGGCGAAACAGTCAGTACACGAACACCTTTTGGAGTCACTTCATTCGATAAACTTTTGCTGTAGTTTCGCAGTCCTGCCTTTGCTGCGGCATACGGCAAAGTCGAATCATATAGAGGCAATTTCCCCTGAATTGAAGCTATATGGATGATAACGCCTGTTTTCCGATCGATCATTTGCGGTAAAAATCCTTTATCTAGACGAATCGGGGCCAAAAGATTCGCCTGTAGCGTAGATTCCCAATCCGCATCGCTGAGTGCCGCAAACCCGCCGGCGGGGGTTGATGACCCACCAAGATTGTTTATC
The genomic region above belongs to Sphingobacterium zeae and contains:
- a CDS encoding nuclear transport factor 2 family protein → MNLPRIIAELVKKQNNFDSAAYARCFTETAVVFDEGKTHNGKAEIEQWIDKSNKEYNATMEPLNYDEKENMLSAEISGSFPGSPVILKFHFQLSNGLIQSLKITE
- a CDS encoding SDR family oxidoreductase, encoding MEQFNFNNELSGKIALVTGGTKGAGRAIAERLLQAGATVIVTARNAPEKENSNLHFIASDLSKTEGAQNVVSEVLTNYGRLDILINNLGGSSTPAGGFAALSDADWESTLQANLLAPIRLDKGFLPQMIDRKTGVIIHIASIQGKLPLYDSTLPYAAAKAGLRNYSKSLSNEVTPKGVRVLTVSPGWINTTASEAWLGEIARNTNSTVEEAQKGVINALGGIPFGRPAEPEEVAELVGFLVSPRASYLTGTEYIIDGGTVPTI